The following proteins are co-located in the Desulfobacterales bacterium genome:
- a CDS encoding BrnA antitoxin family protein — MKKEYNFENAKRGQVVPTKGKTRITIYLDTDVLEDFRERADKAGYGYQTMINEALREYLSKSGKPLNEEVIRQVIREELDRTAHH; from the coding sequence ATGAAAAAGGAATATAATTTTGAAAATGCCAAAAGAGGCCAGGTTGTTCCAACCAAAGGAAAAACCAGAATTACAATATATCTTGATACCGATGTCCTTGAAGATTTCCGTGAACGAGCGGATAAGGCGGGGTATGGTTATCAAACGATGATCAATGAAGCCCTTAGAGAATACCTTTCCAAAAGCGGAAAACCGCTCAATGAGGAAGTTATCCGTCAGGTAATCCGAGAAGAATTGGACCGCACGGCTCATCATTGA